The sequence AATCATGAGTATTGTAGATAAAAATATACTGGTTGTTATAAAATCAGTTCCTCAATCGAGCCGTTATCGTGCCTACCCTTTAACCGGACCAGATTCATGCCTGCATCGTGGGCTAGAcggccggcccaagcccggcaCAGCTATCGGGCAGGCCAATCCGAGTACCGTTTTAGTCGGGTCAGGCCATGCTTATGCCGGGTCACGACTGTGCCGGATGACAGGCCCACTGTCAGACCAGCCCATTTGGACATGTGTACTACTCGTGCATAGCATAACCCAAGAACATCAACAAAAGGGCCATAAACGTACACAGAACACACGACAAGATAGCTCGCCATTAGATTAACTAAGCAACGCAAAATAGCTAGGAGGTCTAGATTTTTCAGGATCCCACACGCAGCCGACCTGAGGCATGGATCGATGGATCTGGACTCTGGAAGTTGGGCGTGGCCGCCGTTGCCAGGCGGGACTACTACACGGCCCTGACGGCGAGCTTCATGCCGGCTTGGCAGTGTCCCCGCACGGTGCAGGCGAAGTAGTGCGTGCCTCTGCCGAGCCTCACCTTGTCGCGCCCGCTCCGCAGCACCCTCGCGCCCTTGTTGGGCACCGCGCAGCTCCGGTACGCCGCCGCGTTCACCACCGCCACGTCGTGCACCGCACGGTTGTAGCTGAACACTGCGCGCGCACAATGCCGGCATGCCGCCGCCCGCCGATCGTCACGGCACGCCGCACGCGTAAGGGAGGGGCACAGGCAGAGAATATACGCGCGGAGGAACAACAGCTTGTCGATATATATATGTACTACGTACCGAGCACGTCGCCGGCGCGGAAGGTCCTCCCCTTGGCCCACCTGTCGACGTTGAACTTCCACCCGCCGTAGTCGCCGACCATGTACGACGCCGCCGCCTCGGCGACCGGCGGGGCACTCGTCGCCACGAAGAGGCCGACCAGGAGCACCAACGCgatgacgccgccgccgccgatcgCACCACCTCTTCCCCGAGCCATCATCATCACCGCACCGGGTATTGGAAGGGACGACTGGGTGATCAGATTGGTTGCACTTGCACCACACAGTAGCAAGAGCTCGCGCGGCGGCGCTGCTTTTTATAGCGCGTTCCGCCTTGGCCAAGGCGGGTGCAGTCGTGCAGACGAGGCGAGAGTAGTGTGGGTGCGTGAACCGGCGCTCCGGTAGTGGCGCGGTGTGCTGGTGATGCATGCACAGGCAGCACAGCCAGCCGCGCTAATTAAACCTGGCTAGTCGGTGGGCGCGAGCGATCGAGCGTAGGGACGAAACAAAAAAAAAATTGAGATGTGGTCGTAGAGCACTCCGGAAAGTAACATGGTGTTTGGTTCGAGGAATGAGTCATCTTCTcactcacttttttgtttggtttgtggagcgAAAAGAGTTGATTCATCACCACCTTATTACTCGTAGGTAGTTAGTTGGTACCATCAAATTTAAGGATGAACTTATTATGCACTATCTCATTTTGAACTCAGTGACTATTTAAACCAAACACCTCTAACAGGGTATTTGATTTTACGAATAAGCTAGTTCAATCATCTTTTTTTATTTGATTTGTGAAATAATATAAGTTAATTTATTACCATCTAATTCCTCATAGTTAGTCAGTTAGTTACGAGAAATAGAATCATCCTATTAAATTTTAAGGAATACATTTATGATACAACACCTCATGTTAATAGAATGTTAAATAGAGTGATTCCTCAACCCAACTTCTAATGTGCTCGCAGGCGCATCTCCCAACGCATATGGCCCGAACGGGCTGATCAGCTAGAGCCTGCATCCGCCGCCGAGTTGCGAGGATTAGCTGAATGCCTGAAACCGAAAGCAAAATCCAGTTATCTTTAGCTTCCGGTTACAAACAGTTCAGTTGGTCTCGTCTCAGCGAAAGTGGGTCCTGCGATCTGAATCTAGCAATGCCAGCTACTAGCATGTGGATATGAATATTGAATCGTGCAAAAAGGTTCTCTATAGTCCAGATGCAAGCTTTATCATCAGGGACCTAAAATGGCAGCCAAGTCCTCATTGCGTTGCTGCAAAATCCACCTTTTGAGTAAACTTGCCGTGGACGCGAAGGATTATTATTGTTGCTGCTGCCTGCATGGCAACCTTCGTGTCAAACTGTCGACGGATCAGAGATCCATGATGGCTCTAGTAACATATTTACAGCCCTAAGGATGTCCACGGCACACCGTGTACATAGAAAATTTACACTGTAGATAACACTATTTGCAAAATAAACTTTAAAATAGATGATGAGA is a genomic window of Zea mays cultivar B73 chromosome 5, Zm-B73-REFERENCE-NAM-5.0, whole genome shotgun sequence containing:
- the LOC100282003 gene encoding Chemocyanin precursor — protein: MMMARGRGGAIGGGGVIALVLLVGLFVATSAPPVAEAAASYMVGDYGGWKFNVDRWAKGRTFRAGDVLVFSYNRAVHDVAVVNAAAYRSCAVPNKGARVLRSGRDKVRLGRGTHYFACTVRGHCQAGMKLAVRAV